Part of the Virgibacillus necropolis genome, TGCTACTGATCGTATTGAGAGGGTTAAGCATTGTAAATTTCAAGTATACTTTTTCGTCTTGTTTCGTTTTTGCCATGATCAACTCACCGCTTTGATAAAAAGCACGCTGAATCCCAAGGTTGATTTCATCAACAAATGTCTGGTCTTCAAAGTGTTCTGACGGTAAATAGCGGAATAAGACAACATTGATTTCCGGCTCATTCAGCACCTCAAAAGAAAGATCTTCCTTTAGTAACAATGCCGTTTCTTTTGCCAAATTAATGGTATAATCGACCATTTCTCCAAACAAATCGGTTCCCATCAATTTAAAGGTCATCAATAGCTTTAAAGCATCAAACCGTTTTGTTGTTTGAACACTTTTTTCCACGAGGTTGATAATACCATCCTCCTGGTCTTCTTCAGAATTCAAGTAATCTGCATGGTAAGCAATTTGCTGGAAATCTTTTTTATCTTTTACGAAGAAAGACCCGCAGCTAATAGATTGATAGTAAAGTTTATGAAAATCAATTGTAATAGAATCGGCTAAACATAGATCACTGACAAGGTGACGATATTGGTGGGAAAATAATAGAGCCCCTCCATAGGCAGCATCAACATGGAGCCATAATTGTTCTTCATTCGCAAACTTGGCTATCTCGCTTAAGCAATCTACACTCCCAAAGTCTGTTGTTCCTGCCGTTGCCACTACCATAAATGGAAGAAGTCCTTGCACCCTAAGCTTTTCAATCTTTTTCTTTGCATCATTTGGACAAAGTTGGTGCTTGTCATTTTCCGCTACCTTTACTATGGCATTCATGCCTAGCCCAAGCTGTGCTGCCGATTGCTGGACTGAAAAATGAGCGTGTTCCGAGCAAAGAATTCGTAATTTGTTTGCTGCAAACGGTAATCCTTCCTTGTGCACATTAACTGAGAA contains:
- a CDS encoding pyridoxal phosphate-dependent decarboxylase family protein, with product MNTNFTQWFLHASDESQNRYQTLMDKAVKLITDQTTRTNHPFSGASRQEIEKAVKKVRNIPTVGQEIDVVMEEIQNGLVKNSLWVSHPAAMAHLHCPPVLPSLAAEVIINALNQSMDSWDQSPAATYFETELINFFARKIGYSHEGDGVFTSGGTQSNYMGLLLARNKACQTYFSVNVHKEGLPFAANKLRILCSEHAHFSVQQSAAQLGLGMNAIVKVAENDKHQLCPNDAKKKIEKLRVQGLLPFMVVATAGTTDFGSVDCLSEIAKFANEEQLWLHVDAAYGGALLFSHQYRHLVSDLCLADSITIDFHKLYYQSISCGSFFVKDKKDFQQIAYHADYLNSEEDQEDGIINLVEKSVQTTKRFDALKLLMTFKLMGTDLFGEMVDYTINLAKETALLLKEDLSFEVLNEPEINVVLFRYLPSEHFEDQTFVDEINLGIQRAFYQSGELIMAKTKQDEKVYLKFTMLNPLNTISSMQAHLQRVKQVGEKIEKEQGEIWYEYSIYR